ATCGCGCAGGCGCTCGCTTCCGGGATTCACGCAGAGGGGGGGAGAGCCGAGGACGGTGGCGTGATGCCGACCCCTGCGGTCGCCTGGATCGCGAACGAGCTCGACTTCGGCGCGGGCATTTCGATCTCGGCGTCCCACAATCCGTGGGAGGACAACGGGATCAAGATTTTCGGTCACAACGGAATGAAGTTCCCCGACGAGTTCGAGGCTGCTCTCGAAACCGACCTGACCGAGTTGCGCAGCGACGCTGTTCCTCCAGCCGTTTATGACGTCGCGGACGCCAGCAACCTGGTGGAGATGTACGAAGATTTTCTCGTTCGCTGCGTCGGCGAGCGGTCACTCGAGGGTCTTCGAATCGGTCTCGATCCGGGGCATGGCGCAGCCTTCCGAATCGCTCCCGACGTCTTCGAGCGGGCTGGCGCCGAGGTCGTTCTGATCCACGCGGAGCCGAACGGAAAGAACATCAATCTCGATTCGGGAGCTCTTCATCCGGAGGAGCTCGGCGAGTTGGTCGCCCGAGAGGGTCTCGATCTCGGAGCTGCATTCGATGGGGATGCGGATCGCGCGATCTTCGTCGACGACTCCGGGCGAATTCGGGACGGAGACGAAGTACTTTACCTCTGGGGCCGTTGGCTCGCCGACCGCAAACGGCTGGACAAATCGACGATCGTCTCAACCGTGATGTCGAATCTCGGTTTCGAGCGGAAGCTCGATTCGCACGGGATCCGGCTCGTTCGCGCGCAGGTCGGCGACAAGTATGTGCTCGAAAAGATGATCGAGCTCGGCGCCGTTCTCGGAGGCGAGCAGTCGGGACACGTGATCGACCTGGCCCATCACACGACCGGAGACGGAATCATGACCGCTCTGTTTCTCAGCAGAATCATCGCTTCGACGGGTGAGAAATTCTCCCGGATCGAGACGTTCGAGCCGGTCCCGCAGATTCTGATCAATCGCAATGTCCTGGCGAAGCCACCTCTCGAAGAGCTCGAAGAATTTTCGCGGGAGCTCGAGGTCGTCGAACGGTCGCTTGCCGGCCGTGGGCGGGTGCTCGTCCGATACTCGGGAACCGAGGCGAAAGTGCGCGTGATGCTGGAAGGTGACGACCGCGAAGAGATCGAGGGGATTGCCGCCAGGCTGGCCGACCTCATCGAGGCCGACATCGAGCGCAGACAGACGCGCTGACGGCTCAATGGATCAGTCGCGGCAGGCGAATCGTGAATCGGGACCCTTTTCCTTCCTCGCTCTCGATGTCGATCCTGCCGTCGTGCGCGACGACGATCGCTTTCGAAATGTAGAGACCGAGGCCGAGTCCTCCATAGTTTCGCTGAGTGCCGAGAGCGCCGCGCTGGAAGCGTTCGAACAGACGTTTCATTTCCTCGCGGGGAATGCCGATCCCACGATCGATGATGCTGGTAGTGATCCATGAATCGTCCTCGGTGACCTCGATCGAGATCGGGGAATCGGGATCGGAGTAGCGGACGGCGTTCGACAGCAGGTTATCGATGGCCTGCTGGATCCTGGTCGCGTCAACTGCGATGATGACTCCCTCCTGAGCGGTGACCTCGATTTCGCGATCGTTCAGCAAGCGGAACGTCGCGGCTCGTTGTTCGAGGAAGGGTTTCCACTCGATCGGTGCCTTTCGCACCTGCACGCCGCTTCGCTCGATCTTCGAAAGATCGAGCAGCTCCGCAATCATGGTCACCATCCGGTTGATCTCGCTCAGCGCGCTGTCGAGATATTTGTCGCGCTCGTCCTCGGACAGATCGGGGACGGATCGGAGCAGCTGGGTGTATCCCTTGATGGAGGTCAGCGGCGTCCGGAGCTCGTGCGACACGATCGAGAGAAATTCGTCCTTGCGGCGATGCAGATCGAGAATCTCCCCGATGTCGCGGATGACGATGACGACACCCGGACGGTCGCCCTGGCCTCGCATCGGTCCGGCGACGATCGAAACGTCGCGATAGCTGTCGGAGGGGAGAAGCGCGCGACCCCAGAAAGTCCCCGGGTTCTCGCCCCGCGAGAGGGGGCCGGTCAGCGTATCGCACGGATCGATCTTTTCCCCGGCGCTGTTTTCGAGCCGCAGAAT
This genomic window from Acidobacteriota bacterium contains:
- the glmM gene encoding phosphoglucosamine mutase; this translates as MSRKLFGTDGIRAKASEYPLDDPTIFALGRALVRELRESEQSLTVLLGRDTRESGPKIAQALASGIHAEGGRAEDGGVMPTPAVAWIANELDFGAGISISASHNPWEDNGIKIFGHNGMKFPDEFEAALETDLTELRSDAVPPAVYDVADASNLVEMYEDFLVRCVGERSLEGLRIGLDPGHGAAFRIAPDVFERAGAEVVLIHAEPNGKNINLDSGALHPEELGELVAREGLDLGAAFDGDADRAIFVDDSGRIRDGDEVLYLWGRWLADRKRLDKSTIVSTVMSNLGFERKLDSHGIRLVRAQVGDKYVLEKMIELGAVLGGEQSGHVIDLAHHTTGDGIMTALFLSRIIASTGEKFSRIETFEPVPQILINRNVLAKPPLEELEEFSRELEVVERSLAGRGRVLVRYSGTEAKVRVMLEGDDREEIEGIAARLADLIEADIERRQTR